The Dokdonella koreensis DS-123 genome has a segment encoding these proteins:
- a CDS encoding dienelactone hydrolase family protein gives MTTPTWQNDPAHALRIASAEGTFDAYLARPDAAPRPAVVVLHEVFGVNADLRATCDELAAEGFIALCPELFWRQARGVDLSVRSKEDWLKGIAYYQAFDLDAGVRDVEATVAAARALPGATGKVAVMGFCLGGLLTFLAAARTRVDAAVAFHGARTEEFLGEATDLDAPLQMHLAEADEFIPMDAQRAITAALAGNPRVEIHSYPGCRHAFSRHGGLHFDADAAQLSRARTLAFLRRHLA, from the coding sequence ATGACCACACCGACCTGGCAGAACGATCCGGCCCATGCGCTGCGCATCGCGTCGGCGGAAGGAACCTTCGACGCCTACTTGGCGCGGCCGGACGCGGCACCCCGGCCCGCCGTGGTGGTCCTGCACGAGGTGTTCGGCGTCAATGCGGACCTGCGTGCGACCTGCGACGAGCTGGCGGCGGAAGGTTTCATCGCCCTGTGCCCGGAGCTGTTCTGGCGGCAGGCGCGCGGGGTGGACCTGTCGGTGCGGTCGAAGGAGGACTGGCTCAAGGGCATCGCCTATTACCAGGCGTTCGACCTCGATGCCGGCGTCCGCGACGTCGAGGCGACGGTGGCGGCTGCGCGGGCGCTGCCTGGGGCCACCGGCAAGGTGGCCGTCATGGGCTTCTGCCTGGGCGGGCTGCTCACCTTCCTGGCGGCGGCGCGCACGCGGGTGGATGCGGCCGTGGCGTTCCACGGCGCCCGGACGGAAGAGTTCCTCGGCGAGGCGACGGACCTCGACGCGCCGCTGCAGATGCACCTGGCCGAAGCGGACGAGTTCATCCCGATGGATGCGCAGCGCGCGATCACGGCGGCGCTGGCGGGAAACCCGCGCGTCGAGATCCACAGCTATCCGGGTTGCCGGCATGCGTTCTCGCGGCACGGCGGCCTGCATTTCGACGCGGACGCGGCGCAGCTGTCGCGGGCGCGGACGCTCGCCTTCCTGCGTCGCCACCTGGCCTGA
- a CDS encoding alpha/beta hydrolase encodes MKEDSFAGRGGTRIFFRSWHPPAPRAVVVICHGVNAHGGQYVWAAEQLQAAGFAVYAIDLRGRGRSEGERFYVDDIADYVDDLGTLIDLAKSREPGLPVYLLGHSAGGVVSCTYALDRQAELEGLICESFAFQVPAPAVVLALIKGLARIAPRLPVLKLKNADFSRDPAAVAALDADPLTQGEAQPAKTVAALVRATERMRREFPRITLPVFILHGTADKATVPAGSQFFHATAGSRDKTLRLYEGHAHDLLNDLGKEAVMADIVAWIDARLR; translated from the coding sequence ATGAAAGAAGACAGCTTTGCAGGTCGTGGTGGCACCCGGATCTTTTTTCGCTCCTGGCATCCGCCGGCACCGCGGGCGGTGGTCGTGATCTGCCACGGCGTGAACGCCCACGGCGGGCAGTACGTCTGGGCGGCCGAGCAGCTGCAGGCGGCCGGCTTCGCGGTCTACGCGATCGACCTGCGCGGCCGCGGCCGCTCGGAAGGCGAGCGCTTCTACGTCGACGACATCGCCGACTACGTGGACGACCTCGGCACGCTGATCGATCTCGCCAAGTCGCGCGAACCGGGCCTGCCGGTGTACCTGCTCGGTCACAGCGCCGGTGGCGTCGTCTCCTGCACCTACGCGCTCGATCGGCAGGCGGAACTGGAGGGCCTGATCTGCGAGAGCTTCGCGTTCCAGGTGCCGGCGCCGGCGGTGGTGCTCGCCCTCATCAAGGGCCTTGCGCGCATCGCGCCGCGGCTGCCGGTGCTCAAGCTCAAGAACGCCGATTTCTCGCGCGATCCGGCTGCGGTGGCGGCGCTGGATGCCGATCCGCTGACGCAGGGCGAAGCGCAGCCGGCGAAGACCGTGGCGGCGCTGGTGCGGGCCACCGAACGCATGCGCCGCGAGTTCCCGCGGATCACGCTGCCGGTCTTCATCCTGCACGGCACGGCGGACAAGGCGACGGTACCGGCCGGCAGCCAGTTCTTCCACGCCACGGCCGGTTCGCGCGACAAGACGCTGCGGCTCTACGAAGGACACGCCCACGATCTGCTCAACGATCTCGGCAAGGAGGCCGTGATGGCCGACATCGTCGCCTGGATCGACGCGCGACTGCGCTGA
- a CDS encoding alpha/beta fold hydrolase, producing MPFVKTQDGTEIFYKDWGTGQPLVFHHGWPLSGDDWDAQMMFFLSKGYRVIAHDRRGHGRSSQTDSGNEMDTYAADVAALAAHLDLKDAVHIGHSTGGGEVTRYVARHGGNGRVAKAVLIGAVPPVMVKSDANPGGLPLEVFDGFRAALVANRAQFYVDVPAGPFYGFNRPGAKVSQGVIDNWWRQGMAGGIKAHYDCIKAFSETDFTEDLKAIEVPTLVMHGDDDQIVPIADSALLSVKLLKKGTLKVYPGLPHGMCTTHPDTINADLLAFIQS from the coding sequence ATGCCTTTCGTCAAGACCCAAGACGGTACCGAGATCTTCTACAAGGACTGGGGCACCGGACAGCCGCTGGTGTTCCACCACGGCTGGCCGCTGAGCGGGGATGACTGGGACGCCCAGATGATGTTCTTCCTGTCGAAGGGCTATCGGGTCATCGCCCATGATCGCCGCGGCCACGGACGCTCGTCGCAGACCGACAGCGGCAACGAGATGGACACCTACGCGGCGGACGTCGCCGCGCTGGCCGCGCACCTGGATCTCAAGGATGCGGTCCACATCGGCCACTCGACCGGCGGCGGCGAGGTGACGCGCTACGTGGCGCGTCACGGTGGCAACGGCCGGGTCGCCAAGGCGGTGCTGATCGGGGCGGTGCCGCCGGTCATGGTCAAGTCCGACGCCAATCCGGGCGGCCTGCCGCTGGAGGTGTTCGACGGCTTCCGCGCCGCGCTGGTCGCCAACCGCGCGCAGTTCTACGTCGACGTGCCGGCCGGGCCGTTCTACGGCTTCAACCGTCCGGGCGCGAAGGTGTCGCAGGGCGTCATCGACAATTGGTGGCGGCAGGGCATGGCGGGCGGCATCAAGGCGCACTACGACTGCATCAAGGCCTTCTCCGAAACCGATTTCACCGAAGACCTCAAGGCGATCGAGGTGCCCACGCTGGTGATGCACGGCGACGACGACCAGATCGTGCCGATCGCCGATTCGGCGCTGCTGTCGGTCAAGCTGCTGAAGAAGGGAACGCTGAAGGTCTATCCGGGCCTGCCGCACGGCATGTGCACCACCCATCCGGACACGATCAACGCGGACTTGCTGGCCTTCATCCAGTCCTGA
- a CDS encoding YciI family protein, with translation MSLRSGGIVLALAFFAAAAVTPAGADPVAVPAHDAALAKALGADELGMRKYVLVVLKAGPKKMPPGPARDAMFKGHFANIQRLADQGKLALAGPLDGVDGWRGLFVLATDDPAEAKRHVEQDPVVANGEMVAEYHVFYGSAGLMLVNETHKKIASKQGP, from the coding sequence ATGTCGTTGCGCAGCGGTGGAATCGTCCTGGCCCTCGCGTTCTTCGCCGCCGCCGCCGTTACCCCGGCCGGGGCCGATCCGGTCGCCGTGCCGGCCCATGACGCCGCGCTGGCCAAGGCGCTCGGTGCCGATGAGCTGGGCATGCGCAAGTACGTGCTCGTCGTGCTCAAGGCCGGCCCCAAGAAGATGCCGCCCGGCCCTGCGCGCGATGCGATGTTCAAGGGGCACTTCGCGAACATCCAGCGCCTGGCGGACCAGGGAAAGCTCGCCCTGGCCGGTCCGCTGGACGGCGTGGACGGCTGGCGTGGTCTCTTCGTCCTCGCCACCGACGATCCCGCAGAGGCCAAGCGCCACGTCGAGCAGGACCCGGTCGTCGCCAACGGCGAGATGGTGGCCGAGTACCACGTGTTCTACGGCTCGGCCGGATTGATGCTGGTCAACGAGACGCACAAGAAGATCGCGTCGAAGCAGGGGCCGTGA
- a CDS encoding GNAT family N-acetyltransferase: protein MKVIYRKAVPDDAPACIVLRGRTRENAFSAEQLRAVGVTLESWRSGIADDTLPGYVALADGVLAGYCFGARDTGEIVVLALLPDYEGRGIGKTLLGLMVAQFKAMGLERLFLGCSSNPAVRSYGFYRHLGWRPTGAVDGLGDEVLEYVP, encoded by the coding sequence ATGAAGGTCATCTATCGGAAGGCGGTGCCGGACGACGCACCGGCCTGCATCGTCCTGCGCGGCAGGACGCGCGAGAACGCGTTCTCGGCCGAGCAGCTGCGCGCCGTGGGCGTCACGCTCGAAAGCTGGCGGTCGGGCATCGCCGACGATACCTTGCCGGGCTACGTGGCGCTGGCCGACGGCGTGCTGGCGGGCTACTGCTTCGGCGCGCGGGACACCGGGGAGATCGTCGTCCTCGCGCTGCTGCCGGACTACGAAGGCCGGGGCATCGGCAAGACGCTGCTGGGTCTCATGGTCGCGCAGTTCAAGGCGATGGGTCTGGAGCGGCTCTTTCTCGGCTGCTCGTCCAACCCGGCGGTCCGGTCCTATGGCTTCTACCGGCACCTGGGCTGGAGGCCCACGGGAGCGGTCGACGGCCTGGGCGACGAGGTGCTGGAGTACGTTCCCTGA
- a CDS encoding Pr6Pr family membrane protein, producing MAMQRERLRRPALAVLAILAGFGVCLQLWLSVRLAASNGQSLGQGLVAYFGYFTVLTNILVALTAAASLVASPARLVRGPGSGSVRGCATTAIVLVGIAYHLLLRHIWSPQGWQWIADITLHYAVPLAALACWVAFPPRERLPAWAPLAWCAYPVAYFVYALVRGALIGSYPYPFIDVDQLGYARALANAVGLLAGFIVLGFAVRAVAAVRSRAVATGA from the coding sequence ATGGCCATGCAGCGAGAGCGTTTGCGTCGTCCGGCGCTGGCGGTCCTGGCGATCCTCGCGGGATTCGGCGTATGCCTGCAGCTGTGGCTGTCGGTTCGCCTCGCCGCCAGCAACGGGCAATCCCTGGGCCAGGGCCTGGTGGCCTATTTCGGCTATTTCACCGTGCTCACCAACATCCTCGTGGCCTTGACCGCCGCGGCGAGCCTGGTCGCTTCGCCCGCGCGTCTCGTCCGCGGGCCCGGCAGCGGCAGCGTGCGCGGCTGCGCCACCACCGCGATCGTCCTGGTCGGGATCGCCTACCACCTGTTGCTGCGTCATATCTGGAGCCCGCAGGGCTGGCAATGGATCGCCGATATCACCCTGCACTACGCGGTGCCGCTGGCGGCGCTGGCGTGCTGGGTCGCGTTCCCGCCGCGCGAGCGATTGCCGGCCTGGGCGCCGCTGGCGTGGTGCGCGTATCCGGTGGCCTATTTCGTCTATGCGCTGGTGCGTGGCGCGCTGATCGGCAGCTACCCGTACCCGTTCATCGACGTGGACCAGCTCGGCTATGCTCGGGCGCTGGCGAACGCGGTCGGGCTCCTGGCCGGTTTCATCGTGCTGGGCTTCGCCGTCCGGGCGGTCGCCGCGGTACGCTCGCGGGCGGTGGCCACAGGTGCTTGA
- a CDS encoding VOC family protein yields MSSSIGRQSLALVALVVRDYDEAIDFYVRVLGFTLVEDTYLPDQDKRWVVVAPPGASESRLLLARAVGDEQASRVGNQTGGRVFLFLYTDDFWRDYRAYKARGVVFVREPNEQRYGTVAVFADLYGTLWDLVQPRQSQDAAEEG; encoded by the coding sequence ATGTCCTCATCCATCGGCAGGCAATCCCTCGCGCTGGTCGCGCTCGTCGTGCGGGACTACGACGAGGCGATCGATTTCTACGTCCGCGTCCTCGGCTTCACCCTGGTGGAGGACACCTACCTGCCGGACCAGGACAAGCGCTGGGTCGTGGTCGCGCCACCGGGCGCATCGGAGTCGCGCCTGCTTCTGGCCCGCGCGGTCGGTGACGAACAGGCTTCGCGCGTCGGCAACCAGACCGGCGGCCGCGTGTTCCTTTTCCTCTACACCGACGATTTCTGGCGGGACTACCGGGCCTACAAGGCCCGCGGCGTGGTGTTCGTCCGCGAGCCGAACGAGCAGCGCTACGGGACCGTCGCGGTGTTCGCCGACCTCTACGGCACGCTCTGGGACCTGGTCCAGCCGCGGCAGTCGCAGGACGCCGCCGAAGAGGGGTGA
- a CDS encoding DUF2798 domain-containing protein: MTSSSRFPFGLRKLPARYAGIVMPFFLSVLMTAMVSLISTLRSVGWSEDVLRMWPGAWGLSWLVAFPVLLLVLPLVRKLTARVVQS; encoded by the coding sequence ATGACTTCTTCTTCGCGTTTTCCCTTCGGCCTGCGCAAGCTGCCGGCACGCTATGCCGGTATCGTCATGCCGTTCTTCCTGTCGGTCCTGATGACCGCGATGGTCTCGCTGATCAGCACGCTGCGAAGCGTGGGCTGGAGCGAGGACGTGCTGCGGATGTGGCCCGGTGCCTGGGGCCTGTCGTGGCTGGTCGCGTTCCCGGTACTGCTGCTGGTCCTGCCGCTCGTGCGCAAGTTGACCGCACGGGTGGTGCAATCCTGA
- a CDS encoding glycosyltransferase family 2 protein, translating to MSTTIRRWGTLAPRTELSVVLSTYNQPAWLQKTLLGYAAQTAGSFEVVIADDGSDARTSEAIERMASAFPVPVVHVWHPDQGFRKSVILNRAIEAARTDYLVFSDGDCIPRADFVATHAALRRPGRFLSGGYCKLPMTTSQQVDAEDIVQGRFADPTWLRHHGCTDAAISRKLRVHGLRARVWDQLSTARASWNGHNASGWRSDILAVNGFDERMGYGGQDREFGERLVNRGIRGIRIRHRAIVVHLDHPRGYATAESIAHNRAIRAETRRSRSTWAASGLRPGPAPALETGTPVLESAAG from the coding sequence ATGTCCACGACGATCCGCCGCTGGGGAACGCTCGCTCCCCGGACCGAACTCAGTGTCGTCCTGTCCACCTACAACCAGCCCGCGTGGCTCCAGAAGACGCTGCTCGGCTACGCCGCGCAGACGGCCGGCAGCTTCGAGGTGGTGATCGCCGACGACGGCAGCGACGCGCGCACGAGCGAGGCGATCGAGCGCATGGCCAGCGCGTTCCCGGTCCCGGTCGTCCACGTCTGGCACCCGGACCAGGGGTTCCGCAAGAGCGTCATCCTCAATCGCGCGATCGAGGCCGCCCGCACCGACTACCTGGTGTTCTCCGACGGCGACTGCATCCCGCGCGCCGACTTCGTCGCCACCCATGCAGCCCTGCGCCGCCCCGGGCGTTTCCTCTCCGGCGGCTACTGCAAGCTGCCGATGACGACCTCGCAGCAGGTCGATGCCGAGGACATCGTGCAGGGGCGCTTCGCCGATCCGACCTGGCTGCGGCACCACGGCTGCACCGATGCGGCCATCTCGCGCAAGCTCCGCGTGCACGGCCTGCGCGCCCGCGTCTGGGACCAGCTCAGCACCGCCCGCGCCAGCTGGAACGGCCACAACGCCTCGGGCTGGCGCAGCGACATCCTCGCCGTCAACGGTTTCGACGAGCGCATGGGCTACGGCGGCCAGGACCGCGAGTTCGGCGAGCGCCTGGTCAATCGCGGCATTCGCGGCATCCGCATCCGCCACCGCGCGATCGTCGTGCACCTGGACCATCCGCGCGGCTACGCCACGGCCGAATCGATTGCGCACAATCGTGCGATCCGCGCCGAGACGCGGCGGTCGCGATCGACCTGGGCCGCCTCCGGCCTGCGGCCGGGACCGGCACCGGCGCTGGAAACCGGCACACCGGTGCTGGAATCGGCCGCCGGTTAG
- a CDS encoding winged helix-turn-helix domain-containing protein, with amino-acid sequence MHRLIYRFERFELDAKFRELRSDGGRVAIPPKSFDCLLYLIEHRDRAVGRDELISAVWGRLDVSDHLLGQTLRGARLALGDTGAERTTIATVPRFGYRWLAAVEQATLDLPVPARGATDAAEADDAPDAPVAPAASEPVPATAEARMPRRRLWLGLAALVVLSLLVAVPYALRQAAPPRPAAEPVAAVNDGDDTYLVLPVAIAGADVENAWLRLGGMEYVAARLREEARLRVLSSNQAMAVAGEDRLSALRNASDVHRIRAITGASYLLMPRAARSASAWTFELDVYHEDDLRTYSGTGARALDAAAEASRSFLAAQGIAVPAKADAQPGFTELLQRVDAAFLKGELAQARELIDTAPAAYRERPELRIREARIAFRTGRLDQAERLFKALAADTPQIASEIRARAHIGLGNVALRRGDYAEGARAQSHAIELLEDHGLRDLLGTAYMERGMLTGSLGTYEAAMSDFGRARIEMERNGDTLALGALDFNVGLVEAYRGRHAAALAAMDRAIAVSQRYGVADMLATGLHGKTIVQLDLVDNAAALATTQRYLDLQAQLENPILKRRLASARVRALAANARLAEATAELDAYLDALPSARDDPQFDLLRAQIRYRRGDFAAIVRDGDSLLERIRRRADPTSEASLRDAVRLCVSAAARGGDTAAGRRWLDAQSGNRDAGEMDWQDEYALALAHAELAAPAAAADADRDFARALALADQHGNSDLIVESGLAQIRHLLADGGAPERAVTVAGRLAGFVDRDYRVALATAAVYRANGDRALADAAVAKAVALGGEQAAALPY; translated from the coding sequence ATGCATAGGCTGATCTACCGGTTCGAGCGGTTCGAGCTGGATGCGAAATTCCGCGAACTGCGCAGCGACGGCGGCCGGGTCGCGATTCCGCCCAAGTCGTTCGACTGCCTGCTCTACCTGATCGAGCACCGCGACCGTGCGGTCGGGCGCGACGAGCTGATTTCCGCGGTCTGGGGCCGGCTGGACGTCAGTGACCACCTGCTCGGGCAGACCTTGCGCGGCGCGCGCCTGGCGCTCGGCGACACCGGTGCCGAGCGGACCACGATCGCGACCGTGCCGCGCTTCGGCTATCGCTGGCTGGCCGCGGTGGAACAGGCGACGCTGGATTTGCCGGTGCCGGCACGCGGTGCGACCGACGCTGCCGAGGCGGATGACGCTCCCGACGCACCGGTGGCGCCGGCCGCGAGCGAACCGGTACCGGCCACCGCCGAAGCGCGCATGCCGCGCCGGCGCCTGTGGCTGGGCCTTGCGGCGCTGGTGGTGTTGTCGCTGCTCGTCGCCGTGCCGTACGCCTTGCGCCAGGCTGCGCCGCCACGGCCAGCCGCCGAGCCGGTGGCGGCCGTGAACGACGGAGACGATACCTATCTGGTGCTGCCGGTCGCGATCGCCGGTGCCGACGTCGAGAACGCCTGGTTGCGGCTGGGCGGCATGGAATACGTCGCCGCGCGCCTGCGCGAGGAAGCCAGGCTGCGCGTGCTGTCCAGCAACCAGGCGATGGCGGTCGCCGGCGAGGATCGCTTGAGCGCGCTGCGCAATGCCAGCGACGTACACCGCATCCGCGCGATCACCGGGGCCTCCTATCTGCTGATGCCGCGCGCAGCGCGTTCCGCCAGTGCCTGGACCTTCGAGCTGGACGTCTACCACGAGGACGACCTGCGCACCTACAGCGGCACCGGCGCGCGTGCGCTCGATGCCGCCGCCGAGGCGAGCCGCAGCTTCCTGGCCGCGCAGGGCATCGCCGTGCCGGCGAAGGCGGACGCGCAGCCGGGATTCACCGAACTGCTGCAGCGCGTCGATGCCGCCTTCCTGAAGGGCGAGCTCGCGCAGGCGCGCGAACTGATCGACACCGCGCCGGCCGCGTACCGCGAGCGCCCGGAGCTGCGCATCCGCGAGGCGCGCATCGCCTTCCGTACCGGCCGGCTCGACCAGGCCGAACGCCTGTTCAAGGCATTGGCCGCCGACACGCCGCAGATCGCCAGCGAGATCCGTGCCCGCGCCCACATCGGGCTCGGCAATGTCGCCTTGCGCCGCGGCGACTATGCCGAGGGCGCGCGCGCGCAGTCCCATGCGATCGAGCTACTGGAGGATCACGGGCTGCGCGACCTGCTCGGCACTGCCTACATGGAGCGCGGCATGCTCACCGGCAGCCTCGGGACGTACGAGGCGGCGATGAGCGACTTCGGCCGGGCACGCATCGAGATGGAGCGCAACGGCGACACCCTCGCCCTCGGCGCGCTCGACTTCAACGTCGGCCTGGTCGAGGCCTACCGCGGCCGCCACGCCGCCGCGCTGGCGGCGATGGATCGCGCGATCGCGGTCAGCCAGCGCTACGGCGTCGCCGACATGCTGGCGACCGGCCTGCACGGCAAGACCATCGTGCAACTGGACCTGGTCGACAACGCCGCCGCACTGGCGACCACGCAGCGCTACCTGGACCTGCAGGCCCAGCTCGAGAATCCGATCCTCAAGCGCCGGCTCGCCTCGGCGCGCGTGCGTGCGCTGGCCGCCAACGCCCGGCTGGCCGAGGCGACCGCCGAACTCGACGCCTACCTCGACGCACTGCCGTCGGCACGCGACGACCCGCAGTTCGACCTGCTGCGCGCCCAGATCCGCTATCGTCGCGGCGACTTCGCCGCCATCGTGAGGGACGGCGACAGCCTGCTGGAGCGCATCCGCCGGCGTGCAGACCCGACCAGCGAGGCGAGTCTTCGCGACGCGGTGCGCCTGTGCGTCTCGGCCGCCGCGCGCGGCGGCGACACGGCGGCCGGCCGGCGCTGGCTCGACGCCCAGAGCGGCAACCGGGATGCCGGTGAAATGGACTGGCAGGACGAGTACGCCCTCGCTCTGGCCCACGCCGAGCTGGCGGCACCGGCCGCGGCGGCGGACGCCGACCGCGATTTCGCGCGCGCGCTGGCCCTGGCCGACCAGCACGGGAACAGCGACCTGATCGTGGAATCGGGACTGGCGCAGATCCGCCACCTGCTGGCCGACGGCGGCGCACCCGAGCGCGCAGTCACCGTCGCCGGCCGCCTGGCCGGGTTCGTCGACCGCGACTACCGCGTCGCGCTGGCGACCGCGGCGGTGTACCGCGCCAACGGCGATCGCGCGCTTGCCGACGCCGCCGTCGCCAAGGCGGTCGCATTGGGCGGCGAGCAGGCCGCCGCGCTGCCGTACTGA